A genomic window from Bacillota bacterium includes:
- the ppsA gene encoding phosphoenolpyruvate synthase, with protein sequence MNSYVLGFHMIDKTKLTVVGGKGLNLGELSRIEGIRVPEGFCVTTGAYKKIIGHNQEFNALLDQLWGLKVDDRETIGAISGKIRAVIEGIAIDEDIKEEIIHYLAKLGEENAYAVRSSATAEDLPLASFAGQQDTYLNIKGKDAILQHISKCWASLFTDRAVIYRMQNGFNHRRVYLSVIIQRMVFPQVSGILFTADPVTSNRKVLSVDAGFGLGEAMVSGLVNADIYKVREGRIVDKKVATKELAVYASEEGGTVEREVEPKQQNRQTLTDEQILLLERIGRKIETNFGCPQDIEWCLSEDTFFIVQSRPITTLYPIPKSDGQNRVYMSMGHQQMMTDAIKPLGMSFFHLLSENYPLRKAGGRLFVDLTHDLASPIGRKIMLSTMMGKNDPLMRNAILSLTKRKAFMKSLPRGKKVFSMRTEGMSWALFTQAIKIYRQNNVAIMQELISRSEASIRDLKQKITNVSGDELFAFIVEDHKRLKEILYDPRSLGAMAGWFAANWINKNTEKWLGEKSVADTLSQSVGNNVTSEMGLALLDVADVVRPYPAVMEYFHYASDETFFKDLAELEGGADVSEAVRAYLVKYGMRCSSEIDITRPRWNENPTALIPMILSNIENFGPNASSVRFKQGMAEAEQKGKELLSRLEQLPGGKQKAKKTKKMISVLRNFIGYREYPKYAFIQRYWIYKQALLKEAARLVQKGVIREKEDIYYLSFGELREAVRTNRLDYSIITKRKEEYKIYEQLTPPRLMTSEGEVMSGEYNTAGIPKGALAGLPVSSGIIEGRARVVLKMADADIEDGDILVTAFTDPSWTPVFVSVKGLVTEVGGLMTHGAVIAREYGLPAVVSVENATKLIKDGQRIRVNGTEGYIEML encoded by the coding sequence ATAAATTCGTATGTGCTTGGTTTCCATATGATCGACAAAACAAAGCTCACGGTTGTCGGGGGCAAAGGCTTAAACCTTGGGGAACTGTCAAGGATTGAAGGAATACGGGTGCCGGAGGGTTTCTGCGTTACCACCGGGGCGTATAAAAAGATAATCGGCCATAACCAGGAGTTTAACGCCTTGCTGGATCAATTATGGGGTTTAAAGGTGGACGACAGGGAAACAATCGGTGCTATCAGCGGTAAGATTCGTGCGGTCATCGAAGGGATAGCGATCGACGAGGATATTAAAGAAGAGATTATTCACTATCTCGCAAAGCTTGGTGAGGAGAATGCCTATGCTGTGCGTTCCAGCGCTACAGCAGAGGACTTGCCGCTAGCCTCCTTTGCCGGCCAGCAGGATACGTATTTGAACATCAAGGGAAAAGATGCCATACTGCAGCATATCAGCAAGTGCTGGGCGTCACTGTTTACCGACCGGGCGGTGATTTACCGCATGCAAAACGGTTTTAACCACCGCAGGGTATACCTGTCTGTGATCATCCAGCGAATGGTTTTCCCACAAGTATCGGGGATTTTGTTTACGGCTGATCCCGTCACCTCCAACCGGAAGGTGCTGTCCGTTGATGCCGGCTTTGGACTTGGAGAGGCCATGGTTTCTGGTTTGGTAAATGCTGATATCTATAAAGTGCGTGAAGGGAGGATCGTCGATAAGAAAGTAGCCACAAAAGAATTGGCTGTTTACGCATCAGAAGAAGGGGGCACAGTGGAGCGGGAGGTTGAGCCAAAGCAGCAGAATAGGCAGACATTGACGGACGAGCAAATTCTGTTGCTTGAGCGCATAGGTAGAAAGATCGAGACCAATTTTGGCTGCCCGCAGGATATCGAATGGTGCCTTAGTGAAGATACATTTTTCATCGTCCAGAGCCGCCCCATCACTACCTTATACCCCATACCGAAAAGCGATGGGCAGAACCGGGTCTATATGTCCATGGGGCATCAACAGATGATGACGGATGCCATCAAACCACTGGGGATGTCCTTCTTCCACTTGTTATCTGAGAATTATCCATTACGCAAAGCGGGTGGGAGGCTGTTCGTAGATCTAACGCATGACCTGGCCTCACCCATTGGACGAAAGATCATGCTCAGTACGATGATGGGCAAGAACGACCCTCTGATGCGGAACGCTATCTTAAGTTTAACAAAGCGAAAAGCTTTTATGAAATCATTGCCGCGCGGCAAGAAAGTTTTCAGTATGCGCACTGAGGGAATGTCCTGGGCACTTTTCACTCAGGCCATCAAGATTTACCGGCAAAATAATGTAGCGATCATGCAAGAGCTTATTTCCCGCAGCGAGGCATCGATCAGGGATCTGAAGCAAAAGATTACCAACGTATCAGGAGATGAACTGTTTGCCTTTATTGTTGAGGACCACAAGCGATTAAAAGAAATACTGTATGATCCCCGTAGCTTGGGAGCTATGGCCGGGTGGTTTGCAGCGAATTGGATTAACAAAAATACGGAAAAATGGCTGGGCGAAAAGAGCGTAGCCGATACGCTCTCCCAATCAGTTGGTAACAACGTCACTTCCGAAATGGGGCTTGCGCTGTTGGATGTTGCGGATGTTGTCCGGCCATATCCGGCGGTGATGGAATATTTTCATTATGCCAGTGATGAAACCTTTTTTAAGGATCTGGCCGAACTGGAAGGAGGCGCTGATGTGAGCGAGGCCGTGCGGGCTTACCTGGTAAAATATGGTATGCGTTGTTCTAGTGAGATTGATATCACCAGGCCCCGTTGGAACGAAAATCCCACCGCGCTCATTCCCATGATTCTCAGCAACATCGAAAACTTTGGGCCCAATGCAAGCAGCGTCAGGTTTAAGCAGGGGATGGCGGAAGCAGAGCAAAAGGGAAAGGAGCTCTTAAGTCGCTTGGAGCAATTGCCCGGAGGGAAACAAAAGGCCAAAAAGACAAAAAAGATGATCAGCGTTTTACGCAATTTTATCGGCTACAGGGAATATCCCAAGTATGCTTTTATCCAACGTTACTGGATTTATAAGCAGGCTCTGCTGAAGGAAGCTGCCAGGCTCGTGCAAAAGGGGGTCATCCGGGAGAAGGAGGATATATACTATCTGTCCTTTGGGGAATTGAGGGAGGCTGTTCGTACCAACCGGCTGGATTACAGTATCATAACCAAGAGAAAAGAGGAGTACAAGATCTATGAGCAGCTGACGCCTCCGCGACTGATGACCTCCGAGGGCGAGGTTATGTCCGGTGAGTACAACACCGCCGGTATTCCTAAGGGTGCACTGGCGGGCCTACCAGTTTCATCCGGCATCATTGAGGGACGCGCACGAGTAGTTTTAAAGATGGCGGACGCCGACATCGAGGATGGCGATATTTTGGTCACCGCTTTTACTGACCCCAGTTGGACGCCGGTATTTGTATCCGTCAAAGGCTTGGTCACGGAAGTGGGTGGGCTGATGACTCATGGCGCCGTTATTGCGCGTGAATATGGTCTTCCGGCAGTGGTAAGCGTGGAAAACGCCACGAAGCTCATAAAAGACGGGCAGCGGATCCGGGTGAACGGAACGGAAGGGTATATTGAAATGCTATAG
- a CDS encoding aspartyl-phosphate phosphatase Spo0E family protein, with protein sequence MIKLEFTTWEELLSAIENERCRLYEAYQYESLNSKKLIEISQRLDKLIAIYQGKKPHAPFPGKY encoded by the coding sequence GTGATTAAATTGGAGTTTACAACTTGGGAAGAATTATTAAGTGCTATTGAAAACGAACGTTGCAGGCTATACGAGGCATACCAGTATGAATCCCTAAATTCAAAGAAGCTAATAGAAATAAGCCAGCGGTTGGATAAGTTGATAGCTATATATCAAGGCAAAAAGCCCCATGCCCCCTTTCCAGGGAAATATTGA
- a CDS encoding sulfite exporter TauE/SafE family protein, translating into MSGVLVAIALAIAGVASGISGFGFALVSLTFLSLLVDVKAAVAFLVVHTLSVNVIQIFSLRQHFQLRAVLPMIIGAVAGVPVGVSLLKSVDATVIQKALGVFVVIFVLQQVINPGANKTVNSNLVKGGVGLSGGVLMGAFLSGGPPIVMYSLKAGDNKYQAKVNMQTFFVFSNIYALGLYLFTGLLTFDLFMESTKFLPVSIIGTFFGIRLFNIMSGDIFRKIVYLLLLCLGVAMLFK; encoded by the coding sequence ATGTCAGGTGTTTTAGTAGCTATAGCACTGGCCATTGCTGGCGTCGCAAGTGGAATCAGCGGCTTCGGTTTTGCCTTAGTTTCCTTGACTTTTCTTTCTTTATTAGTGGATGTTAAAGCTGCCGTGGCCTTTTTGGTGGTACACACATTAAGTGTAAATGTAATTCAAATTTTCAGCCTCAGACAGCATTTTCAACTACGCGCCGTGTTACCTATGATAATTGGTGCAGTGGCGGGGGTGCCCGTGGGGGTTTCACTTTTAAAGTCGGTTGATGCCACGGTAATACAAAAGGCACTGGGGGTTTTTGTAGTAATTTTTGTGCTTCAGCAAGTAATAAATCCCGGTGCCAATAAAACGGTTAATTCTAATTTGGTAAAGGGGGGTGTTGGCCTGAGCGGAGGTGTTTTAATGGGAGCGTTTCTCTCCGGGGGGCCACCCATTGTCATGTACTCTTTAAAGGCGGGGGACAATAAATATCAAGCAAAGGTAAATATGCAAACTTTTTTTGTTTTTAGTAATATTTACGCCCTGGGCCTTTACCTTTTTACCGGTTTGCTCACTTTCGACCTCTTTATGGAAAGTACAAAGTTTTTGCCTGTTTCCATCATAGGAACCTTTTTTGGTATACGGCTATTCAATATCATGTCCGGGGATATATTTAGGAAAATTGTTTACCTCCTTCTTCTCTGCCTTGGCGTAGCCATGTTATTTAAATAG
- a CDS encoding SLC13 family permease, giving the protein MSTDKLLKILVGPLLLVVALMLPIFGPMEARLGFGIMFWMVYWWITAVVDIKLTCLVPIIVVMFYPFIGREEVLQLYMHKHLSLIVGASMLTAAWIHWGLAKRLGLAFLSRFGNNVQVQALGWFLLVGIISFVFGNTPAGAVFTPIAAAALMYAGYKTYQDRYDSKAATNILIAVAWGASVGGMTTPLGGGQAVVTWSFLSTYLGQEVFFLDWTLRMLPVSLLVMGAVGLYMYYGMKPGPDEQTFKGTKDYYKQELQEMGPMKFEEKVTLYGFLIIILLAMTRPLYTDILTGMAWKWLHPSHLFLIFPILLFLVPSKGEKGRTLLDVPMLVKGFPAAILFIWPGAVALGRVLNKTGAAEVFASWMQPLVDAGSIPAIAGLSVFSTFLSQFVSDTAAAGIVVPLVMEVFHSWNGLEYGSVAFMWVAGAALSWSFAIVSATGAQAIAAGYGANIKRMFYHGMVVAVIASVVTTLYFVVTIGILKLPFYTMPPGM; this is encoded by the coding sequence ATGAGTACGGACAAGTTGTTGAAGATATTAGTAGGGCCCTTACTTTTGGTTGTGGCTTTAATGCTTCCTATATTTGGTCCCATGGAAGCCAGGCTGGGCTTCGGTATTATGTTTTGGATGGTTTACTGGTGGATCACTGCAGTCGTCGATATAAAGCTAACCTGTCTGGTTCCCATCATAGTGGTAATGTTCTATCCGTTCATAGGACGAGAAGAAGTTCTACAGTTGTATATGCACAAGCATCTAAGTCTTATTGTAGGTGCTTCCATGCTTACTGCAGCGTGGATACACTGGGGATTGGCCAAAAGGTTGGGGCTGGCATTTTTGAGCCGGTTCGGTAACAATGTTCAGGTACAGGCTTTGGGTTGGTTTTTATTAGTAGGTATTATCAGCTTTGTGTTTGGTAATACCCCAGCCGGTGCTGTCTTTACACCAATTGCTGCTGCAGCTCTAATGTATGCCGGGTATAAAACATACCAGGATAGATATGACAGCAAAGCAGCGACCAATATTCTTATTGCCGTAGCTTGGGGTGCTTCAGTAGGGGGGATGACTACACCCTTGGGAGGTGGCCAAGCTGTAGTAACCTGGAGTTTTCTTTCCACGTACTTGGGCCAGGAGGTATTCTTCCTGGACTGGACCTTACGAATGTTGCCGGTTTCATTGCTGGTAATGGGTGCCGTGGGTCTATATATGTATTATGGAATGAAACCGGGTCCTGACGAGCAGACCTTTAAAGGTACAAAGGATTATTACAAGCAGGAACTACAAGAGATGGGTCCTATGAAGTTCGAAGAAAAAGTCACTCTATACGGATTTCTAATAATTATTTTACTGGCCATGACCAGGCCTCTTTACACGGATATTCTTACAGGAATGGCATGGAAGTGGCTGCATCCGTCTCATTTGTTTTTGATTTTCCCGATACTCCTGTTCCTAGTTCCCTCTAAAGGAGAAAAGGGAAGAACATTATTAGATGTACCTATGCTTGTAAAAGGATTTCCTGCTGCTATTCTCTTTATTTGGCCGGGAGCCGTTGCATTAGGTAGGGTACTAAACAAAACCGGTGCAGCCGAAGTCTTTGCCAGTTGGATGCAGCCGTTGGTTGATGCTGGAAGTATTCCAGCAATTGCCGGTCTGAGTGTTTTCTCAACGTTTCTGTCGCAGTTTGTTTCTGATACGGCGGCCGCAGGTATTGTTGTTCCGCTAGTGATGGAAGTCTTTCATAGCTGGAATGGTCTTGAATATGGATCAGTGGCCTTCATGTGGGTTGCTGGAGCGGCGTTAAGCTGGAGTTTTGCAATTGTTTCTGCAACCGGTGCCCAGGCTATTGCTGCCGGTTACGGTGCTAATATCAAAAGAATGTTTTATCACGGTATGGTAGTAGCAGTAATTGCTTCAGTGGTCACGACTCTTTACTTTGTCGTTACTATAGGAATATTAAAACTGCCTTTCTATACCATGCCACCGGGAATGTAA
- a CDS encoding sulfotransferase, translated as MAINLKERPIFVIGHERSGTTLLMAMLGHHKRIAVPEVGWLFPRFYPYLYTHGDLNQEENLRTLADEMLFGLNHNLWGMDLNPRNAVDEILSEVKERSFAGIYCAMHERFAKENGNKPRWGQKTPHNLYFVGPILECFPNAQFIFIVRDGRDAATDYLESAFGPTNIFCAAESWKLSWNAVKPWREKLDSSTWMDITYEDLVRQPEQMVQKVCDFLGEDYDPAMLDFWKGEIGQARGQTRDHKPLGHAVSDKYIGIHKRLLSIRDQEVFTAVAGKELEEAGYENSVKPCEITPEDEALYREKDGRVRTALLDSPGGHILFESYRDWLVDQREARKRKGLWDDSQYGKVWPEGDPYEELIIGYRAWKKWKDHFSVKRQYTAKGVVF; from the coding sequence ATGGCTATTAATTTAAAAGAGAGGCCAATATTTGTTATAGGACATGAAAGATCAGGGACAACTTTGTTAATGGCAATGCTTGGTCACCATAAGCGTATTGCGGTACCGGAAGTAGGTTGGCTTTTTCCACGCTTCTATCCTTATTTGTACACTCACGGTGACTTAAACCAGGAGGAAAACCTTCGGACTTTAGCTGATGAGATGTTGTTTGGGCTTAACCACAATCTGTGGGGAATGGATTTAAATCCCCGCAACGCGGTGGACGAAATTTTATCAGAGGTAAAAGAACGCAGTTTCGCTGGGATTTATTGCGCCATGCATGAGCGTTTTGCCAAGGAAAACGGAAATAAGCCACGCTGGGGCCAAAAAACACCCCACAACTTGTATTTTGTAGGACCGATCCTGGAGTGTTTCCCTAATGCCCAATTTATATTCATCGTTAGGGACGGGCGCGATGCGGCAACAGACTATCTCGAGTCTGCTTTCGGACCAACTAATATTTTCTGTGCTGCTGAGAGCTGGAAGCTTTCTTGGAATGCTGTTAAGCCCTGGAGAGAAAAACTTGATAGCTCCACTTGGATGGACATTACCTATGAAGATCTGGTACGCCAGCCAGAGCAGATGGTACAAAAAGTTTGCGATTTCCTGGGTGAAGATTATGACCCTGCAATGCTTGACTTTTGGAAGGGTGAAATTGGACAGGCCCGTGGGCAAACTCGCGATCACAAACCACTGGGACATGCCGTTAGCGATAAATACATTGGCATCCATAAAAGGCTGCTAAGCATTCGCGACCAGGAAGTCTTTACCGCTGTAGCTGGCAAAGAACTGGAAGAGGCAGGTTATGAAAATAGTGTTAAGCCTTGCGAAATAACACCTGAAGACGAAGCCCTGTATCGTGAAAAAGATGGTAGGGTTCGAACAGCCTTATTAGATTCTCCTGGCGGACACATTCTCTTTGAAAGTTATCGTGATTGGTTAGTTGATCAACGAGAAGCCAGGAAGAGAAAAGGCTTATGGGATGATTCCCAATATGGAAAGGTTTGGCCGGAGGGAGATCCTTACGAAGAACTGATTATCGGGTACCGTGCCTGGAAAAAATGGAAGGATCATTTTAGTGTTAAGCGTCAATACACTGCAAAAGGCGTAGTATTTTAA